The stretch of DNA agcctccgtctcccagacaaacagaagaagaagacgccgcaatttcccacgcgagttgtctccgatccaagttttgttaaCAATGGCAACAGCAAatatgggaggcgcttcacagcccaacttaattgacaacaaaaaaagcaaaagtgCAGTGTGGAAACACTTTGGATACAAGGCTGATGAGTCGGGGAAAGCAACAGACCGTGACAGGCTAATTAACcgccgcttttaatgacgtcactgccgtgcgccagtctgtttttattaagattagatgtacctttgtcctactgtggagaaattcgttttctccctttattgaccaacagagttgttcaaaagtacagaacaaaatatatggcattacatcttatgacaaaaatgcaacttaaacagagtttaagcagcaaaacatcactctgcaaatagtgtatatatagtgagacaattcatgatttaaagtgttaactttcaccagtttttgtatgcaccttttaaaaaatgctgatacttgaaaggtttaagcactttatacacttaattcttaacatttaatttttgcaatataaattgaggaatgttattttttgaataaacttgttcaataaattggtgtttttaaatagtatcgaaatcgagtatcgagttttttccccagtatcgaatcgagtttgaaattttagtatcgtgacaaccctactcttaactggagaaggcattctacccttttctgattaaggaccatggtctcacatttagaggagctgattctcatcacagctgcttcacactcggctgcaaaccgctccagcgaaagctgtagatcatattctgatgaagccaacaggaccacatcatctgcaaaaagcagagacctgatcctcagaccactGAAATGGATCCCCtcagcctagaaatcctgtccataaaggttatgaacagaatcggtgaaaaagggcagccttagtggagtccaactctcaccagaaacgagcccgacttactaccggcaacGGGGACCAATCTCTAACACAGGTCTTACAGGGACCTAACGGAGGAACTGGTACCCTatactcccaaagtaccccccacagggcccccagagGGACGCGGTCGAGCGCCTTCTCCAaatacacaaaacacatgtagactggttgggcgaactcccacacaccctccaggacccccctaagggtatagagctcttCCAGTGTTAAACagacaggacaaaaaccacaggaAGTCTTCCAAGCATCCGATCCACAACGTACCAAGTAGAGGTGAGCAGCATACTGTCCTCACTATTAACAGCATTGGTAGTGCACTGATTTCCGCTGATTGACTctattcagcttgacagcatcaacAACAGGCACCAATgaccctgcagctgcagctccagTAGGCCGCATCGACAATAGAGgcacggaacatggcccactTCAACTCAGTTTACCTCACCTCCCCCAAAtcgttttggaagttctgtctgaGGTAGGAATTGAAGCCCCTTACAGGAGACCCCGCCAGatcttcccagcagaccctcaaaatacatttgggcctgccaggttggACTGGCATGctcccccaccatcaaagccaactcaccaccaggtagtgattGGTTGACAGTTCTGCCCCTGTCTTCGctcaagtgtccaagacatgcagccgcagatcagatgagacgacaacaaagtcgatcattgagctgcggcccaagatatcctggtgccaagaagacatatggacacctttatgcctcaaaatggtgttcattatgggcaATCCATGacaagcacagaagtccaacaacaaaacaccgctcggatTCAGATGAGGGGGTCGTTCCTCTCAACCACACTGCtcaaggtctcactgttgttgcccacgtaaGTATCAAAGTCCCCCAGGAGAACGAGGGAGTTACCAGAAGGAGCACCTTCCAGTACCCTCTCCAAGGACTCAAAAAAGTGGGTAGTCTGACCTGcaatttggtgcataagcacagacaactGTCAGGACCTATCCACtcacacgtaggcagagggaggccaccctctcgttcaccggggtaaaccccaacatacagacaCCAAGATGGGGGGTACTAGTTTGCCCATGtaatgattaaacaagtgttcaacacctttaagaaCGTATCATTCATAAAGAAAAAAGGGGTTCCAAGTTCAAGCAGTCAGCTAAAGGTTGACATCACCTATTACCTGCTCACTGAAAAAAAACTTCCACCAGGTGTGCCAACAGGTGACTTGACAAGCACCACAACTACAGACACTACGTGACCCAAGGCTACACCTGTCTACAACAGGTATCATGAATAGTTCACGGGTGGTTTTCCTGGGGTTGTTAATGAAACAGACCAACAGTTGTCTAGATCCGTCAATCCTAAAGTGGGGTCGTGACCCCACTGTGGGTCCTGAGGCCCTAAGATAGAGAGGTCCTGTTAAGTAAGTGCAGATTTATCTGGTGTCAGATGCTGCTTTATGTTTTTGGTCTTAATAATTGAAAGCTTCAGCACAAAATATCTCATAATGTCTCAAATACCCAGTTAATTTAGGAATTTAAAACCAGTCTTGTGTTTTCCGTGTACTGAACAGTGCACCACCCTCAGATCTGGTGCCTCCTTGCCGGCAGCTATTGTGAACGGTTATTCTGGGCAATTGTTTGAACATTTTGTTCCAACAATGATGTGGGTCAAATGGATTTCATTCCAGTAAAACCTTCTGTACTGACACAGGGACTCTCAAACAATGTCAGCTGTTGCCAGGGGTCATAAACTGTGACAATACAGAAACCAGTCTAAAACCATGTTAGAGAGACATTAAAACCTTTTTCCTCACCCAGAGGAGACAGCAGTGACTCAGCAGCACAATTCTGGTCCAAGCTAAAATCACTCCTGGGATTTAATTCGCTGACTGAAAGTGTAGAGCCAGATTACTGCAGTTGAGGGTGAAACAGAAACAATGCTGAGCGTGCATAAAGTGGTCACACAATTTTATATCAACACTGAAACATTTTTGTATCACTAAAAATcaaaacacattttttctatTATTTTAAATTCTAATTGAAGGAAAAAGGAATGCTGTAGGGTGTCCAAGGTTTATGGCATGAGTCTGACAGCAACAGAATCCCCGAAACTCACGTCTGAACACAAATAGCATTTAGGACCTTCATGAGTAGGGACTTCCAAAGTGTTTTAATTAAATAATACATTATGAAATGTGTATCTACATAAATAGATTTGTGAAATTACAGAATATTATGTAAAAATCTAGGCTCAAAATTTTAAATGTGTTCATTATTGTAAAACTTGAAGAGGTAAGCCAGAGGTTTTGCAGGTCACACCCACTGTTGGATAGAGGGATCAAGAAATGTTAAAATGTGtctctgtgaaataaattcagccATCTGAAAATTCTTTTATGGAATCAAAGCTGACTTTGTGAAAAGGACGTATGATAACAATGGAAAGaatttaataaaatttccccaATAATTTGCATTTTTGGGGACATTTTCTCTCTAACAGTTATTTTATTGATAAGAACATTTCAATAGAAGAATGAAAAACATGTCATTATACTGAGCTTAGATTTTTACATAAAATTCTGTTCATTTTACAATTTCATTATCAGATGACCTAATTGTCTAGTATTTATAAACATACATATTTCATTGTTTTAAAGTTAGCTTTCATTTTGGACACTTTGGATTTCCTTAGATTTTGACATCAGTATGAGTATGCGTAGGAGTCGAGCATTAGAAGATGAGTGCTTTTCTTTTAATGCGCGTCTACACTGAAACTTGAAGCTGAGTTAAAAGCAAAAACTGAACTATAAAGCTGATGGGGGTTATTGTTAACGGTGTAACAGACACTAGCAATGTGTAATACCACTTTTGGCCAGGTGGGGTGGCACCGTTTCACCAAATTTTATAAAGGTAGTCTTTGGTGACCGTTGTTTgaactagggctggacgatatggcctcaaatctatattgcgatataatctgaagcatgtgtggTAACAATATATTTATTCCTCTGTtaatatatgtcaaaatgacatgcttttaaatatcctcgtggcaaatatatgccacttgaggcatataggcatcctcctccacccactccatgcttgcagtcattgccattctgttgtcccaacgtcagcagggtgcacatcttagtgacctcGTGTTTTCACGATATCCCGGTATTgcaatatagccaaaaactcttatcattacccaattttatatcgttttcTACCTTATATTGTTTATGTTGCCCACCCCGGTTTGAACTCCACCATTAAACTTTCTATCAGGATTATTATATTAGAGCGAATATATTTAACAATAATAACGATGAAGCACACAACAATGGTTGTAAAACATGTTTATAATATATTTTAATTTCTTCTATACATCATGTAACTTTAACCTTATGCGACATTTCAGGAAAACAACTGAAGCTTCAGATGATGTCAACAAACAATTTAAACAGGATTTAAATATCGTCTAATTAAAGCTGCATCATTTCTGCATCCTGGTGCCTGAAGGTGTGGGTGGGGTCAGGGGTCACTGCAAGTATCCAGACTCTTCAGCCACAGGTCCAGTGCATACTTGGTCCCGGTGCTGACCCGCTCCACATCCAGGCCGCTGAACGGCACTCGATTGGTGAAGATCTCCAGTGGCAGCAAAGAGTCGGTCAGACCTCCGTCTTCAGAAACGTGCGACACACTGAAAACACAATCACAGCGCTCAGGAGACGAACGCTGAACACTCACTCTCGGCAAAGAGAAAATGTTGTAAAATGTTTATATCAGTGACTGAGCCACAACACCTGATGCTGCTCGGCAGGCCGTCCACACTAGCCGCACCCTCCTCTCCGTCCACAGAGGACACGATGGCTTTGGCCAGATGGCTGTCGACCCACACACAGGAAGCCACCTCAGCAGGGGAAGGTTTCAGAGACACCTGCAGACACAGACAACCGAGGTCCTCTACAGCCACGTCCTGAATATGTCCTTCACATCCAACGAGCAGTTCTGTGATCTAAAGACGGCTCTTACCTGGAGGTGCAGGTGTGAGAGGGGAGAGAGCAGCAGCATGTAAACCACGATGTGATGTCTCTGAGGAAGTCCTCTGGACAGCATGGCAGGAAACACCGACTAGCAGAAAGGGTTAAAACCATTTGGACTGATTACCAATCACATGAACTTCACTCATTTGTACACGAAGCCCAAAGTGACCCAGCTGGGTCTTGAAGCAATAATCTTTTTTCACATCAAATATTCAGGAAAATTACAGATTCAGACTCTTTattgttatgttttttttttgctttagggAACCTTCTAGAAAGTGCAGTTCGACTTCGTCTCACCTCCCACAGTCCCAGTATTTTTGGAGACAATTCCTTTGGTTTTAGTTTGAGTCCAGTTTCCTCCTTTAGCTCCCGGAGTCCAGCTGCCAGCAGCTGCAAACACAACGATTCGTTTCAGAATTCTGGTGTATTTTAGGAGGTGTTTCCACCATCTGTAGTTCAGAAACAGAAGATAACTCACGGTTTCATCAGGCTCAAGATGAccccctaaaacaaaacacaagcaTCAGTCTGAGGGTCTGAGGATGTTTTGTGTTAAACCAGCGGGAATCTGTGTGTCGGACCCGGAGGAACCCAGACGTTGGGAAAGATCCGGAGATGCTTGGCTCGTTGTGTcagcagcactctctggttgACGGTCTGGAGTAGCACGGCCACGCCCACATCTACTCCACGCTGCTCGACGTCCAATGGGATGACAGCGGACTCTGAGGCTGACAGGTGTTTGATGGGGCAAAAGGAGGGTCTCTGATGGGGAAAAACTAGACTGCTACAGTCTGAAACATCAACAAGAAGATTAATGTGATCCTCAGACCTTCAGACGGATCCGGTGCCCTCTGTCTCCTTCAGAAAGTATGAACTGGTTTTTCTCAAGCAAGCAGTTCACCTCGACCTCATCATCCCCGCCATCGGTGAAGAAGCCGGTTACACTCTGACACACCAACAGGAGGAAGCACACATCAGACAGAACCAATCAAACATCTTTAACGAATCCCTGTTAGTGTCCTTTACAAGTGTGTGTTTCTGATTCAGGACTACATGTGCTCACACATTATGATGAGACAGTATGTAGAGGAGTTGTGTATCTGCAAAGTGACAACCACaaagttttattgtgttattATTTTACAAATAGTACAAGTAAAAAAATATTAATGTGACcgaatttaaaatgttttcttaGCAAATCTTTTCTTTTGTCTGACAGCTGTTTAGCTTCTTGTCTTGCCCAGTTAGCGCAGGTTGATCAAGAATGAAAGCATCCAGATGCATTTTTACCAGAGACAGAGTGAGTCTGTGTGTCGATGCAATCGAGAAAGGATGAGAAACCAGGTGTGTTACTTGGGACTGACCTGCAGGAACGGAGCCTGCTGTGGTGCTGCTTGGTCTCTCCAGACGTAAACCAGAACCCTCCTGACTTTATTCATGTttcctcatcatcatctctgatatcaatctgtggatttaaacacACAAAACAACCTGAATAAAGCAACTTTAATATTGGTCCTGTGTATAAACAGATCTAGTTACCAGGACTAGATAGTCTAAAGCTCTGATCTGATCATTAACATGTCTGTTTGTTTGTAACTAAGATCGTTTGTGTTGCTTTATTTGCTATTGAGGCATGGGTATTTCTAGCCTGTTTTTGGGGGCTGCTGAAGCACCCCTACACCTCTGATGCTAGAACCGCCCCTGCAActtgtgtttgttttagagtaaaacTAATTTTTAACACTGAAACCAGAATTTCAGGGACCACGAGGTGCTGAAGGTTCTGCTGCTGAGataacgacacacacacacacacacacacacacacacacacacacacacacacacacacacacacaccaaaaaacTATGTTCTTGAAATGGCTAAAGTAGCTTAGCTCACAGACATTAGCGCCTGCTAACACAGGCACTTGGACAGTTTATAATCGTCTGAAATTGTCTATAATTATAGCGGCCTCGTTATAAACAGACAGCAAAGCGTGCAGGTCTAACTTTTACTTACAGTAGGTCACAGGAAAGACCACCAGAGCCGCCTTACCATTATCTTCTTGCGTCTCCAGTTTGAAGTCCTGCTTTTCCCATTCAGAGAACCACTCCGCCATCTAGTGGTCATCTCTTGTGTTTTCATGGCTAATTAACTCATATAAACAACTTTAGaatgttaaaaattaaatttaggtTGATCTTTTGTAACTACATGATGCTGGCATActctatttttccacagaaaaacatcAACACAAGTCCCCAACCTAACTCCATAGAAAATTGAGATTTCCCAGCTTTCATCCAAcattcaaatgcaccatgtactcacgaatctttttttttttttttagtcaaAAGTAAACAATACAAACATTTACGGCATGAATTACAGATTCATCTTCAAGGGGTAGAAAGGCAGTGAAAACAAAAATTaacaaaaattaaaacattaaaaaagaaaaagaaaagattaAGTAAAGTGAGGGACTTAATCAAGGATTCCATGAAGTTCAAATAGAGAATGTAATTTCAGGGCATTGTTATTGTTAATCAAAAATGGAGATTTTTTTCATAACAGTTCAAGTCATTTTTCCAACCGTTGATGTGGGGTTTCATTTTGAGAAATTTGCAGCATCTGTGGATGTAGTGTTTGCCAAGAGTGATCAGGTTGTTGACCAAAAAGTCCAGGTTTTTATCCTTCAGCTGTACACCAACTTTAATACAAGTCCATTTCAAATGCTGTAAAGGAATTTGTTTGGCTAACATCCAGCTGCGAAAGGACAACCAGAAATCAATGGCAAAATCacaatttaaaaaatgtgttaaGCCGTTTCAATGTCTCTCTCGAGATATGAATGAGTTATTGTCCCAATTAAAGCATTTAAACAAAAAATTGTTGGATGGGTAAATGTCATTTAGAACTTTAAATGTGACTTCTTTGTGTGAAATAGGATAAGTACCGTTTTCTTATTAATCTAGCCTCTATAACTGAAAATTCCTTTAATACATATTTCCTCTTTAATTAACAAGgatataaaatatttgttaaaagagtTCTTAGAAATTTGTTAGAGAAAGGCTTGATCCCCAAACTGATACCTTCTACACTAAGAGGTCTTATTTGGAATACACTAGAATGCAGCATCAATTGTCGCATCAGGGCTTGGAAGGGAGGAGGGATGGCTTTTAAAACTGCATCATATTGTTTGTTTGAACATTGTAAGTTAAACTTACGACAGAGCTTTTCATGAGTTTAAAAGTTCCCTTCCTCATCTAAAAGTTGTGAAGCCGACCAAATTCCTTTATTAAACCAAGATTGTAAGAATAAGGACTTTCTATGGGACAAAACGTATCTATTATTCCACAGAGGAGAATTTTGGGGAGTGAAGTTGTGGTGATAGATTAGCTTCCAATAACGAAGAACTTGCTGGTGATAGTTAGAAAGTTTCACGGGCAATTTGGAAATATCATAATCACTGCTTAATAGTATTTCAATACCGCCCAGTTTTTGAAAAATTGCATTTGGAACTGTAAACCAAAAAGAGTCTGAAGTATAAAAGAGCTTAGCCATATAAGTTTTAAAGCACCATTCATAGCAGAGAAGTCAATGGCATTTAATCCACCTTCTTAAACACTCTTAACCATATCAACTCTTCTAATATATTGGcatttgtttttccacataaattTGAAATTTAAACTATTAATAAGATTGACCATTTTATCAGAGCTATCAAGAGAAAAGGCAGGATAAATGGATCTTGataaactttccattttagaaagtagcaccctCCCAAAGATGGTAACGTCTCTCTGAAGCCAGGAATTcaatatatttttacatttttccgcATTCTtgcaaatattttgtttttctcttatttCTTTGTTATCACTAAGCCAAAATATTTCACCTGACTTTTTACTGCAACATTACATATAGAGGGAGGTGTTTGATCATGGAGAGTAAATCATTTGAACTTGTTAAAATTTATTTTAAGACCATGCAGATGCTTTGgcaaatgtttctaaataatGTACAACTTTTGGAATTTGTCTTTCATTCCGCAAGAATAAACACATGCCGTCAGCAAACTGACTTATAACTAGCTTTTTATGCATAATATTTAAACCTTCAATATCACAGTTTTTAATCCTAATTTGCTAATAATTCCGCTACTAAAATAAATAGAAGAGGGGAGCTACTGCAACCTTGTGTAATGCCTCTGCAAACAGGGATTCTAGGGCAGGTACCATGTTCCAAAGACACACAACTGTTTATATCCTTATATAGCATATTAACTAACTTAATACATTTCTGACCAAAACCAAAATAATTTAAAGTACTCAATATTGAAGGAATGCTCTACTGAATCAAACGCCTTGAAGAAGTCAAGGAAGAGAATGAATCCTTCTTCAAGCAATATATGCAAATAATCTATCAGATCCAAAACCAGACGAATGTTGTTGTGAATAGATCTACCCCTTAAAAAAACAGATTGAGTTACATCAATAAGTTGATATATACCATGTTTGAGTCTAGTTGCTATACAACCTGAAAGTAATTTATAGTCAGTATTGAGAAGGGTAGTCGGTCTTAAATTGTCTAGAAGTCTTTTATCTTTATTGTGTTTGGGAATTAGCGTTATTACACCTTGTTTCATACTAGGCATTAATTCCTGTTTACAAATGCATTCTTGAATAGCTTTAAACAATAAGattctgatgtctttccaaaagaaGCAATAAAAATTTGCAGTGAGCCCATCTGAGCCAGGGGATTTATTCAGAGGAAGTTTCAAAAGGACCACATCTAATTCTTCTATTATTAATTCTGCATCACACAGTTTTGAAAGATTCATTAATACAAGGTTTACAGTTGGTAATTTGGCTTAAATATTTCAATGAATCAGTTTGAGAGTATGCCGAGGAATATAAAGTGCTATAGAACGAGTGAACTTCTTTCTCAATCACTTTACTATCCCTGCATTCTTTACCATTAATTAGCAGACTTGTTATAGCTTTGCTTTCTTGTCTTTTTTTCTCCAATCTACTGAAATATGCAGAATTTTTTTTCTCCATCCTCCATCCATTTAGCTTTTGACCTTATAAAGGAACCCTGTGCTCTCTTTAAATAGATATAATCAATGTTGGATTGTAAAAGCAATAATTTTTAGTACTCACAAATCTGTCAGGTGAAAAAAGAGGATTTTTGTACTTGCACAATTACAAGCATCCACTTCCGGGCCATGGGTCGCCAGAAGCGTAATTTCAAATCGTAGGAAGTTCAAAGAAgctcccgcctttctcgcctctgattggctagaagggctctccTATGATTTTCTTTCATGTAGTAGCAAACTGTCTTGACAGTGCATACTGCCCATCTGCCATctattttatctgtttttaacCTTCTATTATCATTCCATtaaaatttagatttatttgCATTAGTctaaatgtttatatatatatatatatatgtatatatatatatgtatatatatatatatatatatatatatatatatatatatatatatatatcctagtaagtcgggctcatcccGATGAGAGTTGTaaaccaccaaggctgccctttgttgcCGATTCTGTTTCTAGGAAGGGTGTCTGGGCCAACATTTTGAGGGAATCCGTTTTGGTTGAAAGAAGTTCAGGTCTTTGCTTttttcagatgatgtggtccattggcttcatcagaaagggatctctggcttttgctggagcagttcgcagcagtGTGAGAAGCCCCTCTCACCCCAGCTCCTCTAAATACGAGACTATGGTCTTAAgtcggaaaaaggtagaatgTCCTCTCCAGGTTAGGTATGAGGTcctgtctcaagtggaggagttaagaatctcagggtcttgttaacgagtgagggaaagatggagagcaagatcgataggcagattgatgctgcgtctgcagtgatgctggtgCTGTACCGATCTAGCATGGTGAAATGAGAGCTCACATAATGATCACAAGCTTTGAGTGGTGACAGCAataatgagattgcagatacaagctaaatgatttttctctgcaggatggctgggctctcccttagaaatagggtgagaagctcggccatccgagAGGAGCTCGGAGAATATCTGCTGCTCCTatctgcagctcctccaaatcAAGAGGAGCCAGACGATTAGGAGGCTTCCTGGATCCTCCCTAGTGAGGTATTCCGAGCAAGTCTTACGGGGAGTCCAAAAGAAAGGAGGGACTATGTTCCTCGGCTGGCAGGGAACACTTTGGGATTCCCCAGGAAGAGCTGGCCCAGTCTGGGCTGGATGGCTTTGGTCCAGATCACGCACGGGTAGTTTGTTCACACACTCCCCAGGAATGTGGAAATCTCTGAGCATGTGGGCAGGGCAAATGAGATACAGAGAAGTCCGTGGTGTCTCCCTCAGACTTTTGTTCAGCTTGGACATAACTTACTTTTTATTGTGATCAAAGCTGTGCTCATTAAGTGTTttgacaagctgctcctaaagctgtctgtcccccacagtcccTCTCTGgttatctgagctccagctctaatggagagaagctcttgGAGCTTTGCATCCCTcctgtttatcatctcagctggttctgtttacaaagTGAAACTTACTGCCCGTGTTCACTTTCATAAAATGAAACTAAGGCGGCTGTGAGCAGTGTTGGATTTGGATACTCTGACTATTACATACAGACTGCTGTGTCTGTCCTCCAGTGGGGCAGCTCAAGTCTGCGCATGCTCATCAGACAGAgacgtcttcagtcagaggcctgATCCCAAAACTCGCACTTC from Nothobranchius furzeri strain GRZ-AD chromosome 5, NfurGRZ-RIMD1, whole genome shotgun sequence encodes:
- the nudt17 gene encoding nucleoside diphosphate-linked moiety X motif 17, translated to MNKVRRVLVYVWRDQAAPQQAPFLQSVTGFFTDGGDDEVEVNCLLEKNQFILSEGDRGHRIRLKRPSFCPIKHLSASESAVIPLDVEQRGVDVGVAVLLQTVNQRVLLTQRAKHLRIFPNVWVPPGGHLEPDETLLAAGLRELKEETGLKLKPKELSPKILGLWESVFPAMLSRGLPQRHHIVVYMLLLSPLSHLHLQVSLKPSPAEVASCVWVDSHLAKAIVSSVDGEEGAASVDGLPSSISVSHVSEDGGLTDSLLPLEIFTNRVPFSGLDVERVSTGTKYALDLWLKSLDTCSDP